The following are encoded together in the Candidatus Omnitrophota bacterium genome:
- a CDS encoding integration host factor subunit beta, producing MTKKDIVLKIADQTNVRQVVVKKIVQKTFDSIVDALVRGEKVELRNFGVFKIKERKSRTGRNPRTGEVVPVPPRKVVVFKPGLEMKKKVR from the coding sequence ATGACCAAGAAAGACATAGTGCTGAAGATTGCAGATCAGACTAATGTAAGACAGGTGGTAGTAAAAAAGATAGTCCAGAAGACATTTGATTCAATTGTGGATGCCTTGGTCAGAGGCGAGAAGGTAGAACTGCGCAATTTCGGTGTCTTTAAAATAAAAGAAAGAAAAAGTAGGACAGGAAGAAATCCCCGCACTGGTGAGGTTGTGCCAGTTCCCCCGCGCAAAGTAGTAGTCTTCAAGCCGGGATTAGAGATGAAAAAGAAAGTTAGATAA
- a CDS encoding LysM peptidoglycan-binding domain-containing protein has translation MKRNDAVLAVVLTFCFLFLASLLSGCIVRTYTVTKERVDQEVAGNEGYIQGNIPAKDVSKDIKKTRKVNVVEIELQSPIKFERGLPKPKTETTQDEELWGNQGYVSGSEGSEETTRIRQRVKEVGEVVLYMIEKGDTLQKISMRFFNTTKKFQKICQDNKDKLKSCEKIYPGQVIKIIK, from the coding sequence ATGAAAAGGAATGATGCAGTTTTAGCTGTTGTTCTTACTTTTTGCTTCTTGTTTCTTGCTAGTCTGCTTTCAGGTTGTATTGTGCGCACCTACACAGTGACTAAGGAGAGAGTAGACCAGGAAGTAGCTGGAAACGAAGGTTATATTCAGGGTAATATTCCAGCAAAAGATGTAAGTAAAGACATAAAGAAAACGCGTAAAGTCAATGTCGTGGAGATTGAATTGCAGTCACCAATAAAATTTGAGAGAGGTCTGCCTAAGCCAAAGACTGAAACTACACAAGATGAAGAATTATGGGGAAATCAGGGATATGTGAGCGGTTCCGAGGGATCAGAAGAGACAACCCGCATTAGGCAACGCGTTAAGGAGGTTGGGGAAGTTGTTTTATATATGATAGAGAAAGGGGATACGCTGCAGAAGATCTCAATGCGCTTTTTTAATACCACCAAGAAATTCCAAAAGATCTGCCAAGATAATAAAGATAAATTAAAGAGCTGTGAGAAGATTTATCCTGGACAGGTCATCAAGATTATTAAATAG
- the ybeY gene encoding rRNA maturation RNase YbeY, with protein sequence MVLSIKNHQNKLPVVKGTVRQIAKKILSKFSISRYRICIAFLDDENIKRLNKRFLGSDFPTDVLAFPYKGSKEKSGSVLWADIAISTDTAIKNSRYFKTSVNQELCLYIIHGILHILGFDDNTASQRQRMEKEQQHWLKKLKPEIKYLLK encoded by the coding sequence ATGGTTCTGTCTATAAAGAATCACCAAAACAAGCTTCCAGTAGTAAAGGGAACAGTAAGGCAGATAGCAAAAAAAATTCTCTCTAAATTTAGCATTTCACGCTACCGGATCTGTATAGCTTTTTTGGATGATGAAAATATTAAGCGGCTTAACAAGCGATTTTTAGGCAGCGATTTTCCCACCGATGTATTAGCATTTCCTTATAAAGGCTCAAAGGAAAAATCAGGTAGTGTTCTTTGGGCTGATATTGCGATATCAACAGATACAGCGATCAAAAATAGTCGTTATTTTAAAACCTCGGTTAATCAAGAGCTCTGTCTCTATATAATTCATGGAATTTTACACATTTTAGGCTTTGATGATAATACTGCCTCGCAAAGACAGCGTATGGAAAAAGAACAGCAGCACTGGCTTAAGAAGCTTAAACCAGAAATAAAATATCTACTCAAGTAA
- the hisS gene encoding histidine--tRNA ligase: MIYKAPRGTNDILGSDIQFLYNIYEKSREIFSLFAFEEIITPAFEDSGLFVRSLGEASDIVTKQMLNIKTSQRPLTLRPEGTASIIRAYLEHHLDRKEGFKKIFYIGPMFRGERPQKGRLRQFTHIGAEAIGSYSPALDAEIIVLMTRLLNSFGVCDYVLNLNSVGCAKDKEKLKAILNKKLQSKASRLCKDCQARLKKNILRILDCKKETCKQIVSEITLDSDFRCSDCARHFKMVKGFLNQLKVKFNEVATLVRGLDYYTGTVFEVTNSNLGSQDALGAGGRYDNLVAQLGGSDMGAVGFALGFERIALCLNSQAKTSPGVGKRGPDVFLALTKETFLPAGLSLLNDLRAAGISADIDYCNKSLKAQMRRANNIKARIVLMLGEEEIKTNKITLKDMETGSQNTYPKDEVISKLGELLKKD; the protein is encoded by the coding sequence ATGATTTATAAAGCCCCGCGTGGCACAAATGATATCTTAGGTTCAGATATTCAGTTTTTATATAATATTTATGAGAAAAGTCGTGAAATATTCTCTCTTTTTGCTTTTGAGGAAATCATTACCCCTGCCTTTGAAGATTCAGGTCTTTTTGTCCGTTCCTTGGGTGAGGCAAGTGATATCGTAACAAAACAGATGCTAAATATTAAAACTAGCCAAAGGCCTCTAACATTAAGGCCAGAGGGTACGGCATCGATTATCCGTGCATATCTGGAGCATCACCTGGACAGAAAAGAAGGATTTAAGAAGATTTTTTATATTGGGCCAATGTTTCGGGGAGAACGGCCTCAAAAGGGACGCTTGCGGCAATTCACCCATATTGGTGCTGAGGCTATTGGTTCTTATAGTCCTGCGCTTGATGCAGAGATCATAGTTTTAATGACAAGACTCTTAAACAGCTTTGGTGTTTGTGATTATGTCCTTAATCTAAATAGCGTTGGCTGTGCAAAAGACAAAGAAAAGCTAAAAGCCATCTTGAATAAAAAACTGCAATCCAAGGCCTCTAGGCTTTGCAAAGATTGCCAGGCGAGGCTAAAAAAGAATATATTGCGGATTCTTGATTGCAAAAAGGAAACTTGTAAACAAATCGTTTCTGAGATTACATTGGATAGTGACTTTCGCTGTTCGGATTGTGCTCGTCATTTTAAGATGGTGAAAGGTTTTCTTAATCAGCTTAAAGTGAAGTTTAACGAGGTAGCGACTCTTGTGCGTGGCCTTGATTATTATACCGGCACTGTTTTTGAAGTTACTAATTCTAATCTAGGCAGTCAGGATGCCTTAGGTGCTGGAGGTAGATATGATAATTTGGTGGCACAGCTGGGTGGTTCGGATATGGGTGCAGTTGGTTTTGCTCTTGGTTTTGAACGAATTGCCCTTTGCCTTAATAGCCAAGCAAAGACTTCGCCAGGAGTAGGCAAGAGGGGGCCGGATGTTTTTCTGGCCTTGACCAAAGAGACATTTTTACCTGCGGGGCTGTCGCTTCTGAATGATTTACGTGCTGCTGGAATAAGTGCAGATATAGACTATTGCAATAAATCGCTTAAAGCTCAAATGCGCAGAGCCAATAACATCAAGGCAAGAATCGTACTTATGTTGGGTGAGGAAGAAATTAAAACTAATAAGATTACTCTGAAGGACATGGAAACAGGAAGCCAGAATACATATCCTAAGGATGAGGTTATATCTAAGTTGGGAGAGTTGCTTAAAAAGGATTAA
- the recO gene encoding DNA repair protein RecO: MSIYKTQAFLIKKDDFRETSLIARFFSQDYGKISCLFKGIRGEPKKFASNLEPFSLNEIIFYKNNRGELNLASQCDCIENYSKIREDINKVYICSFMLDLIDSLMQQEEVSIPLFTLLNDCLRLMSQGQDHHKLLFIFTIKILSLSGFKPHFDSCVSCTSHIDYTKKTYFSSSRGGLLCEKCLEKDRASRLIYRGTIASITYIQNNEIDNNLRLGLNTLIKKELSTLLNKFLKYHLEKELKSSSYISMS, encoded by the coding sequence ATGTCTATCTACAAAACCCAGGCCTTCCTCATAAAAAAAGACGATTTTCGTGAGACAAGCCTCATAGCACGCTTTTTTAGCCAGGACTATGGAAAGATAAGCTGTCTGTTTAAGGGCATACGAGGTGAGCCGAAAAAGTTTGCAAGCAACTTAGAGCCTTTTTCTCTAAATGAGATAATCTTTTATAAGAATAATAGAGGTGAGCTTAATTTGGCAAGTCAATGCGATTGTATTGAAAATTATTCTAAGATTCGTGAAGATATAAATAAGGTCTATATCTGTTCGTTTATGCTTGATTTGATTGATTCTCTTATGCAGCAGGAAGAAGTAAGCATTCCCTTGTTTACATTGCTTAATGATTGTCTTAGGCTTATGTCCCAAGGCCAAGATCATCATAAGCTTCTATTTATATTTACGATTAAGATTCTTTCCTTAAGCGGGTTCAAACCGCATTTTGACTCTTGTGTTAGTTGCACAAGCCATATTGATTACACAAAAAAGACATACTTTAGTTCATCGCGCGGCGGACTTTTATGTGAAAAATGCCTAGAAAAGGATAGGGCATCCAGGTTAATTTACAGGGGTACGATTGCCTCTATCACTTATATCCAAAATAACGAAATTGATAATAATTTACGTTTAGGTTTGAATACTTTGATAAAGAAAGAACTTTCAACGCTACTTAATAAGTTTTTAAAATATCATCTCGAAAAAGAGTTAAAGTCTTCTTCCTACATCAGTATGTCATAA
- the aspS gene encoding aspartate--tRNA ligase: MKRTHTCGQLRKQDVDKEATLIGWVYRRRDHGKLIFLDIRDREGWTQVVFHPKDFPEAHAQASKVRSEFLICVRGLVNARPKGMINPKIPTGEVELYAKEMQILNVSAGLPFEVDSETPVSEELRLKYRYLDLRRPEVLHVFKLRHRINHSIRCFLDESGFLEFETPILTKSTPEGARDYLVPSRLLPSKFFALPQSPQLFKQLLMVAGVERYFQIAKCFRDEDLRADRQPEFTQLDMEMSFLGQEDIFNICESLLQKIFKDCLNLELKIPFARISYKQAQDKYATDKPKIGEDKFNFIWVIDFPLFKYNEEEKRWESEHHPFTAPVEEDIQFLETEPKKVRAQSYDLVLNGAEIASGSIRIHKRQLQERIFKLIGISDKQAKERFGFLLEAFNFGAPAHAGIAFGLDRLIAIILGKDSIRDVIAFPKTQSGFCPLTGAPTDVDQRQLKELGIDLRNPQDKR, translated from the coding sequence ATGAAAAGAACTCATACATGCGGGCAGTTAAGAAAGCAAGACGTTGATAAAGAGGCTACTTTGATTGGCTGGGTCTATCGCCGGCGTGACCACGGAAAATTAATCTTTTTAGATATCCGTGACCGCGAAGGCTGGACTCAAGTCGTGTTCCATCCTAAGGATTTTCCCGAAGCACACGCCCAGGCTAGTAAAGTACGTAGCGAATTCTTAATCTGCGTAAGGGGATTGGTAAATGCCAGGCCAAAGGGCATGATAAACCCCAAGATTCCTACTGGTGAAGTCGAACTTTATGCTAAAGAAATGCAGATCTTAAATGTCTCGGCAGGTTTGCCTTTTGAGGTTGATTCTGAAACTCCTGTCTCTGAGGAGCTGCGCTTGAAATATCGCTATCTTGATTTAAGGCGGCCTGAAGTTCTGCATGTTTTTAAGCTGCGGCATCGTATAAATCATTCGATTCGCTGTTTTCTTGATGAGTCTGGATTTTTAGAATTTGAGACACCGATTTTAACCAAGTCTACCCCTGAGGGAGCCAGAGACTACCTGGTCCCTTCAAGATTATTGCCCTCTAAATTTTTTGCACTTCCGCAATCACCTCAACTTTTCAAACAGTTGTTAATGGTAGCTGGCGTTGAAAGATACTTTCAGATTGCCAAATGTTTTCGTGACGAGGACTTGCGTGCAGACCGCCAACCCGAATTTACTCAACTTGATATGGAGATGTCTTTTCTAGGGCAGGAGGATATATTCAATATTTGCGAGAGTCTCCTGCAGAAAATCTTTAAGGATTGCCTGAATCTAGAGCTGAAGATTCCTTTTGCGCGTATTAGTTATAAGCAGGCCCAGGATAAATATGCAACTGATAAACCTAAGATTGGTGAAGATAAGTTTAATTTTATCTGGGTAATTGATTTTCCTTTGTTCAAGTATAATGAAGAGGAAAAAAGGTGGGAAAGCGAACATCATCCTTTTACCGCACCAGTAGAAGAAGATATTCAGTTTTTGGAGACTGAACCTAAAAAGGTAAGGGCACAATCCTATGATTTGGTTCTAAATGGCGCAGAGATTGCCAGTGGTTCTATCAGAATCCATAAGCGCCAACTCCAGGAAAGGATTTTTAAGCTTATCGGCATTTCGGATAAACAGGCGAAAGAACGCTTTGGTTTCTTGCTGGAGGCCTTTAATTTTGGCGCACCAGCCCATGCTGGTATTGCCTTTGGTTTAGATAGATTAATAGCGATAATTTTAGGAAAAGATTCCATAAGAGATGTGATTGCATTTCCTAAGACGCAGAGTGGTTTTTGTCCTTTAACAGGAGCCCCCACTGATGTGGACCAAAGACAGTTGAAGGAATTAGGTATAGATTTAAGGAATCCGCAAGATAAGAGATAA
- a CDS encoding PhoH family protein, with the protein MEYVIKLKNQDDLRQLFGSCDVNLKLIEKELEVNLLTRKEGLKVIGAAVAVKKATEVITYLLSIIEKRGVISKLEVNTVLKNGAKNDIRQEEGIEVSLKGKHIGPKTSGQYAYVKTIKEYDIVFGIGPAGTGKTYLAMAMAVNALKKGIVRRIILTRPAIEAGESLGFLPGDMNQKVSPYLRPLYDALYDMMDAERIEKLIEMGIIEVAPLAYMRGRTFNDAFIILDEAQNCTTEQMKMFLTRLGFDSKTVITGDITQSDLPEGRPTGLLQAKDLLADIKGIKFVNFTGEDVVRHELVLEIIKAYENARPNFK; encoded by the coding sequence ATGGAATATGTAATTAAATTAAAAAATCAAGATGACTTGCGTCAGTTATTTGGTTCTTGTGACGTTAACTTAAAGCTTATTGAGAAAGAACTTGAGGTCAATCTCTTAACTCGAAAAGAAGGCCTTAAAGTCATAGGTGCAGCTGTTGCTGTAAAGAAGGCAACAGAGGTAATTACTTACTTACTTTCAATCATTGAGAAAAGAGGCGTTATCAGTAAGCTTGAGGTAAATACTGTTTTAAAGAATGGCGCTAAGAATGATATACGTCAAGAGGAGGGAATTGAGGTTTCTTTAAAGGGCAAGCATATCGGACCCAAGACCAGTGGTCAGTATGCTTATGTTAAGACAATAAAAGAATATGATATTGTTTTTGGTATAGGTCCAGCAGGAACAGGAAAGACCTATCTAGCAATGGCCATGGCAGTAAATGCCCTCAAGAAAGGTATAGTGCGCAGGATTATTCTTACTAGACCGGCTATAGAGGCAGGCGAGAGTTTAGGCTTTTTGCCGGGGGATATGAATCAGAAGGTTTCACCTTACCTGCGACCGCTTTATGATGCGCTTTATGATATGATGGATGCTGAGCGTATTGAAAAATTAATAGAGATGGGAATTATCGAAGTAGCACCTTTAGCTTATATGCGCGGCCGTACATTCAACGACGCCTTTATTATACTTGATGAAGCGCAGAATTGTACTACTGAGCAGATGAAGATGTTCCTGACGCGTTTGGGTTTTGATTCAAAGACGGTTATTACAGGTGATATTACCCAGAGCGATCTTCCGGAAGGTAGGCCTACAGGTCTCCTGCAGGCCAAGGATTTATTGGCTGATATCAAAGGAATAAAATTCGTAAATTTTACTGGCGAAGATGTTGTGCGACATGAATTAGTGCTTGAGATAATAAAGGCTTATGAAAATGCACGCCCCAACTTTAAATAA
- a CDS encoding HDIG domain-containing protein → MHAPTLNKEKLIHWLSRGLLLIILCSLPIVMIIMSKTGLVGQLSEGDVALKDIYAPLDFTYQGPIDEEETQKARVNATRKISEIYNLKQLALDEGLFRNLAKRIRLKAPNISQIYSRTFNNNYFLKAEDKKRFSEAEAEEITVFDSRKKTSKNIPITEIKTVKDARKQIEKELGKEFKSKKDKDIVLDLITASLVPNIIFDAEQTAKKKAEAKDAVAPIYKQVNVKDNELIISKGQILTQGILKKLNASHTSRPQQELISFNLGMSILMIMFIIISAAFLKIYYPKVYSSNKELTLLAVLFLSAIILGKFVELSPYSSFIVPVAAFSMAYFMLTNDAAMSFVLAALLSMVLGISFSNNIGLLIIFFIGSIAGVTAVSKVRRRNQILQAGLLVGSVQFISILAWGLFNNLEYAVILEQAGWGVIGGILSAVILMVILPLLEGLFSLITNITLLELSDFNQPLLKDMVLKAPGTYHHSLLVGNLSETAAEAIGANSLLARVGAYFHDVGKIDKAEYFSENQSQPESKHDVLNPSMSKLVIINHVKEGQEIARKYKLKKPIINFIAQHHGTSLVYYFYRRALEDLKKEDDIKEDVFRYPGPKPQNKETAICLLADSVEAATRSIEEPTSPKIEDAVHKVINNKFIDGQLDECDLTLKDLEKIAKVFTHILTGIYHSRVVYPEKKNGSVYKESPKQASSSKGNSKADSKKNSL, encoded by the coding sequence ATGCACGCCCCAACTTTAAATAAAGAAAAACTCATACATTGGTTGTCTAGAGGTCTATTGCTTATTATTCTTTGTTCTCTGCCGATTGTTATGATTATAATGAGCAAGACAGGTCTTGTCGGTCAACTTTCTGAAGGTGATGTTGCCCTAAAAGACATCTATGCCCCGCTAGATTTTACCTACCAAGGGCCTATTGATGAGGAGGAAACTCAAAAGGCAAGGGTTAATGCAACAAGAAAGATATCGGAAATTTATAACCTTAAGCAGCTTGCCTTGGACGAAGGCCTATTTAGAAATTTAGCAAAAAGGATAAGATTAAAGGCGCCAAATATAAGCCAGATTTATTCTCGCACTTTTAACAACAATTATTTTCTTAAGGCAGAGGATAAGAAGCGGTTTTCAGAAGCTGAGGCAGAGGAGATAACTGTATTTGATTCCCGCAAGAAAACTTCTAAAAATATACCCATAACAGAAATTAAGACCGTTAAAGATGCCCGCAAACAAATTGAGAAAGAATTAGGTAAGGAGTTTAAAAGCAAAAAAGACAAGGATATTGTTTTAGACCTTATAACAGCTTCATTAGTTCCTAATATTATCTTTGATGCCGAGCAGACTGCAAAGAAAAAAGCTGAGGCCAAGGACGCAGTAGCGCCTATTTATAAACAGGTAAACGTGAAAGATAACGAACTGATCATTAGTAAAGGTCAGATCTTAACCCAAGGTATCCTTAAAAAACTGAATGCCTCCCACACCTCTCGGCCGCAGCAAGAATTGATTTCCTTTAATCTAGGCATGAGTATTTTGATGATTATGTTTATTATTATAAGTGCTGCCTTCTTAAAAATTTATTACCCCAAGGTTTACTCTTCAAATAAGGAATTGACGTTACTGGCCGTATTATTCTTATCAGCTATAATTTTAGGAAAATTTGTTGAACTTTCTCCTTATAGTAGTTTTATAGTTCCGGTCGCAGCTTTTTCTATGGCCTATTTTATGCTTACCAATGATGCTGCGATGTCCTTTGTGCTAGCCGCCTTGCTTTCTATGGTTCTGGGTATAAGTTTTAGTAATAATATCGGCCTGCTTATTATATTCTTTATAGGTAGTATCGCAGGCGTTACTGCGGTTTCAAAGGTGCGTAGACGCAATCAAATATTACAGGCCGGACTTTTGGTCGGCAGTGTACAGTTTATCAGTATTTTGGCCTGGGGATTATTTAATAATTTAGAATATGCGGTAATTTTAGAACAGGCAGGCTGGGGTGTTATAGGCGGTATCTTAAGTGCAGTTATCTTGATGGTTATTTTACCGCTCTTAGAAGGTCTCTTCAGCCTGATTACAAACATCACGCTTTTGGAGCTTTCTGATTTTAATCAGCCCTTACTTAAAGATATGGTATTAAAGGCTCCTGGTACGTATCATCATAGTCTACTGGTAGGAAACTTAAGCGAAACTGCTGCTGAGGCAATAGGGGCGAATTCACTCCTTGCCCGCGTTGGTGCCTATTTCCATGATGTCGGCAAGATTGATAAGGCAGAATATTTTAGCGAAAACCAGAGTCAGCCGGAAAGTAAGCATGATGTACTCAATCCTTCTATGAGTAAATTGGTAATCATAAACCATGTAAAAGAAGGTCAGGAGATAGCACGCAAATATAAATTAAAGAAACCGATAATAAATTTTATTGCCCAGCACCATGGCACGAGTTTGGTCTATTATTTTTATCGTAGGGCCTTAGAGGATCTCAAGAAAGAAGACGATATAAAAGAAGATGTATTTCGTTACCCCGGACCCAAGCCTCAGAATAAGGAGACTGCGATATGTCTTTTGGCTGATTCAGTGGAGGCGGCAACACGCTCTATCGAAGAGCCGACCTCTCCTAAGATAGAGGATGCTGTACATAAGGTTATCAATAATAAATTTATTGACGGTCAGCTCGATGAATGCGATTTAACACTTAAGGATTTAGAAAAGATAGCCAAGGTGTTTACCCATATCCTGACTGGTATATATCATAGCCGAGTAGTATATCCTGAAAAGAAAAATGGTTCTGTCTATAAAGAATCACCAAAACAAGCTTCCAGTAGTAAAGGGAACAGTAAGGCAGATAGCAAAAAAAATTCTCTCTAA